A genomic window from Pseudoalteromonas piratica includes:
- the can gene encoding carbonate dehydratase, with protein MNKLAHLFVKNRSWAKETTDKDPEFFKILSMQQNPEYLWIGCADSRVPANEIVGLLPGELFVHRNVANMVVHTDHNCLSVLQYAVEVLKVKHIMVVGHYGCGGVKAALDGVRLGLIDNWLRHVVDARDKYELELNNTSCAQQKFDRLCEINVIEQVKNVCQTNIVMDAWERNQELEVHGWIYGLADGHIRDLETSISGANNVAKIYNSAIQGVFSR; from the coding sequence ATGAATAAACTCGCGCATCTTTTTGTTAAGAATCGCTCGTGGGCAAAAGAAACGACGGATAAAGATCCCGAGTTCTTTAAAATCCTGTCAATGCAGCAAAACCCAGAGTATTTATGGATTGGCTGTGCAGACTCGAGAGTCCCTGCTAATGAAATAGTGGGCTTATTGCCTGGTGAATTATTCGTTCACAGAAATGTAGCAAATATGGTGGTACACACTGATCATAACTGTCTCTCTGTACTACAATATGCAGTAGAGGTTCTTAAAGTAAAACATATAATGGTGGTAGGACACTATGGATGTGGTGGTGTAAAAGCTGCTCTGGATGGCGTTAGATTAGGGTTAATCGACAATTGGTTAAGGCATGTAGTTGATGCGCGCGACAAGTATGAGTTAGAGCTTAATAACACCAGTTGCGCCCAACAAAAATTTGATCGATTATGTGAAATCAACGTAATTGAACAAGTTAAAAATGTGTGCCAAACAAATATTGTAATGGATGCATGGGAGCGAAACCAAGAGCTAGAAGTCCATGGCTGGATTTATGGGTTGGCAGATGGCCATATTAGAGATTTAGAAACCAGCATTAGTGGGGCGAACAATGTGGCAAAAATTTATAACAGTGCCATTCAAGGTGTGTTTAGTCGTTAG
- a CDS encoding methyltransferase: MSHTALFTAIDTLLTKTQAYWQCVAFASREIPWPHLTETLLALSDDNVEKLESNQVELQRYLANLISELDNVERLLQLPRANKQTVQFPFWLTNGIKGSKIAQLESFVMQTAEQDLPLLEWCAGKGHLGRLYHFAHKVPVQSVEIQPQLVAEGQQLAKQFDLDIKLAELDVLSERAADYLHKEQHAVALHACGGLHQALIKHGVAKGTKLMSISPCCYHLFQQSEHYVAMSEIAMKSQVAFTASDLKLALQETVTSGKRISRLREIETVWRLAFDCLLDDIIEKDSYLPVPSAKKALFSGEFSDFCSWAAKQKNISLPEQIDYEYYLEQGRLRRQITQRIELVRHGFRRLIELWLVLDRVLYLEQFGYRVTLSEFCEKHITPRNILIQATV, encoded by the coding sequence ATGTCTCACACCGCACTTTTTACCGCAATCGATACACTATTAACTAAAACACAAGCCTATTGGCAATGTGTGGCATTTGCCTCGCGCGAAATACCTTGGCCGCATTTAACTGAAACCCTGCTGGCGTTATCTGATGACAATGTTGAAAAGCTTGAAAGCAATCAAGTTGAGTTACAGCGGTACTTGGCTAACCTTATTTCTGAGCTAGATAATGTTGAACGCTTGTTGCAACTGCCAAGGGCAAATAAGCAAACAGTTCAGTTTCCGTTTTGGCTTACCAATGGCATTAAAGGCAGTAAAATTGCTCAGTTAGAAAGCTTTGTGATGCAAACAGCAGAGCAAGACTTACCGCTGCTGGAGTGGTGCGCAGGTAAAGGGCATTTAGGGCGGTTATATCACTTTGCCCACAAGGTGCCAGTACAGAGCGTAGAAATACAGCCTCAGCTGGTGGCTGAAGGGCAGCAGTTAGCAAAGCAATTTGACTTGGATATTAAACTTGCTGAATTAGATGTTTTATCCGAACGTGCGGCAGATTATCTACACAAAGAGCAACACGCAGTGGCACTTCATGCCTGTGGTGGGCTGCACCAAGCACTGATTAAACATGGTGTTGCCAAAGGCACTAAATTAATGAGTATTTCACCATGTTGTTATCACTTATTTCAGCAATCTGAACACTATGTTGCAATGAGTGAGATTGCCATGAAATCTCAGGTTGCTTTTACTGCCAGTGATTTAAAACTTGCCTTGCAAGAAACGGTTACGTCAGGCAAGCGTATTTCACGTTTGCGTGAAATCGAGACAGTATGGCGTTTAGCATTTGATTGTTTGCTTGATGATATCATCGAAAAGGACAGTTATTTACCCGTACCATCAGCTAAAAAAGCGCTATTTAGTGGTGAATTTAGTGATTTTTGTAGTTGGGCTGCTAAGCAAAAAAACATCTCTTTGCCAGAGCAAATAGATTACGAATATTACCTCGAACAGGGCCGATTACGACGTCAAATTACGCAGCGCATAGAATTAGTGCGCCATGGTTTTAGGCGTTTGATTGAGCTTTGGTTAGTACTCGATCGTGTTTTATATTTGGAGCAATTTGGCTACCGCGTTACACTCAGCGAGTTTTGTGAAAAACACATCACACCAAGAAATATATTAATTCAAGCAACTGTCTAA